A genomic region of Azoarcus sp. KH32C contains the following coding sequences:
- the glmM gene encoding phosphoglucosamine mutase produces MARKYFGTDGVRGRVGDSTITPEFVMRLGYAAGITLVGREQLPRGERPSILIGKDTRVSGYMLEAALEAGFAAAGVDVLLAGPVPTPAVAYLTRALRLQAGVVISASHNPYFDNGIKFFSASGTKLPDAVEEEIEARVDQPMSCVEAARLGRARRIGDAAGRYIEFCKSTFPNELDLRGLRIAVDCAHGAAYHIAPSVFHELGAEVVTVGVEPNGLNINDRCGATHPEALRAAVLEQGADIGIALDGDGDRVMMVDSRGDIYDGDKLLYVIAAARKATGSLDGVVGTLMSNLGFEHAVLRLGVPFARAKVGDRYVLELMHQQGWKLGGENSGHIICLDRHSTGDGIISALQVLAALKQHRQTLDEACADLVFYPQKLINVRLPAGFDWRSDKGIDAAREAAERQLGERGRVLLRPSGTEPLLRVMVEGADGAEVDLLAGKIADCVRGATEGLC; encoded by the coding sequence ATGGCGCGCAAATATTTCGGTACTGACGGTGTGCGTGGGCGTGTCGGCGACTCTACGATTACTCCTGAGTTTGTCATGCGGTTGGGCTACGCCGCGGGAATTACGCTCGTGGGGCGTGAGCAATTGCCTCGTGGCGAACGTCCCTCCATCCTGATCGGCAAGGACACTCGTGTCTCAGGATATATGCTCGAAGCCGCCCTGGAAGCTGGATTTGCGGCTGCCGGAGTGGATGTGCTGCTTGCCGGTCCCGTGCCCACCCCGGCGGTAGCCTATCTGACGCGGGCTTTGCGCCTGCAGGCTGGCGTCGTGATTTCGGCCTCCCACAATCCGTATTTCGACAACGGCATCAAATTTTTTTCCGCTAGCGGGACCAAGCTGCCCGACGCGGTCGAAGAGGAGATCGAAGCTCGGGTCGATCAGCCGATGTCCTGTGTCGAGGCGGCGCGGCTGGGGCGCGCCCGGCGCATCGGAGATGCTGCCGGGCGCTATATCGAATTTTGCAAGAGTACGTTTCCGAACGAACTGGATCTGCGCGGCCTGCGGATTGCCGTCGACTGCGCCCACGGCGCCGCCTACCACATCGCACCGAGCGTGTTCCACGAACTGGGCGCAGAGGTCGTCACCGTCGGCGTCGAGCCCAACGGTCTGAATATCAACGACCGTTGTGGTGCGACGCATCCCGAAGCGCTGCGAGCGGCCGTACTCGAGCAAGGGGCGGACATCGGTATCGCACTCGACGGTGACGGAGATCGCGTGATGATGGTCGACAGTCGGGGCGATATCTACGACGGCGACAAGCTGTTGTACGTAATCGCGGCGGCGCGTAAGGCGACCGGGTCCCTGGATGGCGTGGTTGGCACCCTGATGAGCAATCTCGGCTTCGAGCACGCGGTGTTGCGACTCGGCGTGCCATTCGCTCGCGCGAAGGTCGGTGACCGATACGTGCTTGAGTTGATGCATCAACAGGGATGGAAGCTCGGTGGCGAGAATTCAGGGCATATTATTTGCCTCGACAGGCACTCTACCGGCGACGGCATCATCTCGGCTCTACAAGTACTCGCAGCACTCAAGCAGCACCGGCAGACGCTCGACGAGGCATGTGCCGACCTCGTCTTCTATCCGCAGAAGCTGATCAACGTGCGCCTTCCCGCAGGGTTCGACTGGCGGTCGGATAAGGGCATAGACGCCGCGCGGGAGGCGGCGGAGCGTCAACTGGGAGAGCGTGGGCGCGTGCTGTTGCGGCCGTCGGGCACCGAGCCGCTACTGCGTGTGATGGTCGAAGGCGCCGATGGGGCGGAGGTGGATTTGCTTGCCGGGAAAATTGCGGATTGCGTGCGGGGAGCGACGGAAGGGCTTTGCTGA
- the folP gene encoding dihydropteroate synthase: MQFLQCGRFRLDLEQPRIMAIINTTPDSFSGDGVGRDLDLALRRAELAVAEGAHLLDLGGESSRPGADPVSEQEELDRVVPLVERLADWPVPVSVDTFKPEVMRAVLAAGASLVNDINGFRAAGAVEAVHDSDAALCVMHMKGEPRNMQKDPQYDDVVSEVLNFLEERVGVLLEAGIARERLVLDPGFGFGKTLDHNLALMRALDRFVATGYPQLIGVSRKTMIGTITGRPTAERVTGSVAAAMICVELGARIVRVHDVAQTRDALEVWQAVRQPRISAEP; encoded by the coding sequence ATGCAATTCCTGCAATGTGGTCGTTTCAGGCTCGACCTCGAGCAACCGCGCATCATGGCGATCATCAATACGACGCCGGATTCATTTTCCGGTGACGGCGTCGGACGGGACCTGGACTTGGCCTTGCGAAGAGCGGAGTTGGCCGTCGCGGAGGGGGCCCATTTGCTCGATCTCGGCGGCGAATCAAGCCGCCCCGGTGCGGATCCGGTTTCCGAGCAGGAAGAGCTGGACCGCGTGGTTCCACTCGTCGAACGATTGGCGGACTGGCCGGTTCCCGTGTCGGTCGATACGTTCAAGCCTGAAGTCATGCGCGCCGTGCTGGCAGCGGGCGCCAGCCTCGTCAACGACATCAACGGATTCCGGGCCGCTGGAGCGGTCGAGGCGGTCCACGACTCGGATGCCGCTCTCTGTGTCATGCACATGAAGGGCGAGCCTCGCAACATGCAGAAAGACCCGCAATACGATGATGTCGTCTCGGAGGTGCTGAATTTCCTCGAGGAGCGTGTCGGCGTGTTGCTCGAGGCGGGCATTGCGCGCGAACGCTTGGTGCTTGATCCCGGGTTTGGTTTTGGCAAGACGCTGGACCACAACCTCGCGCTGATGCGCGCCTTGGACCGCTTCGTCGCGACAGGCTACCCGCAGCTGATCGGCGTCTCGCGCAAGACCATGATCGGTACGATTACCGGGAGGCCCACCGCCGAGCGCGTCACTGGCAGCGTAGCGGCCGCCATGATATGCGTGGAACTGGGCGCGAGAATCGTGCGTGTTCATGATGTCGCCCAGACTCGCGATGCCCTCGAGGTGTGGCAAGCGGTCCGGCAGCCTCGCATCAGCGCAGAGCCTTGA
- the ftsH gene encoding ATP-dependent zinc metalloprotease FtsH, which produces MNNLFKNLAIWMVIGVVLMTVFNQFNSRQAATNTMEYSQFLEEAKAGRVAKATIDGRVVRAVTQEGRQVTVYTPGVQDIWMVSDLIRAGVAVNATKPEEEQSFLMSIFVSWFPMLLLIGVWIFFMRQMQGGGRGGAFSFGKSKARMLDESANSVTFVDVAGCDEAKEEVSELVDFLRDPSKFQKLGGHIPKGVLMVGSPGTGKTLLAKAIAGEAKVPFFSISGSDFVEMFVGVGAARVRDMFEQAKKHAPCIIFIDEIDAVGRQRGAGMGGGNDEREQTLNQLLVEMDGFEGQTGVIVIAATNRPDVLDPALLRPGRFDRQVVVPLPDIRGREQILKVHMRKVPIAPDVEPIVLARGTPGFSGADLANLVNEAALFAARGNKRLVDMEDFERAKDKIMMGAERRSMVMPEEERRNTAYHESGHAVVAKLLDRTDPVHKVTIIPRGRALGVTMQLPEQDRYSQDRERLLQTIAVLFGGRICEEIFMNQMTTGASNDFQRATDLARRMVTQWGMSDNLGPMVYGEEEGEIFLGRQVTTHRNVSEATMQKVDAEIRRIIDQQYALARRLIEENKDKIEAMTHALLEWETLDADQIDDIMAGRSPRAPKPTSLPLRRSRGDDAPGAAPTAAAPVA; this is translated from the coding sequence TTGAATAATCTCTTCAAGAATCTTGCGATCTGGATGGTTATCGGCGTCGTGCTGATGACGGTATTCAACCAGTTCAATTCGCGCCAGGCTGCGACCAATACCATGGAGTATTCGCAGTTCCTCGAGGAGGCGAAGGCTGGCCGCGTTGCGAAGGCCACGATCGACGGGCGCGTTGTGCGTGCGGTCACGCAGGAAGGCCGGCAGGTGACGGTCTACACGCCCGGAGTGCAAGATATCTGGATGGTGTCGGATCTCATCCGGGCCGGTGTCGCAGTCAACGCGACCAAGCCCGAGGAAGAGCAGTCCTTCCTGATGAGCATCTTCGTCTCGTGGTTCCCGATGCTGCTGCTCATCGGCGTGTGGATCTTCTTCATGCGCCAGATGCAGGGCGGAGGACGCGGCGGCGCATTCTCGTTCGGCAAGTCCAAGGCGCGCATGCTCGACGAGTCTGCTAACTCGGTCACTTTCGTTGACGTCGCCGGTTGCGACGAGGCCAAAGAGGAAGTCTCTGAACTGGTCGACTTCCTACGCGACCCGTCGAAGTTCCAGAAGCTGGGCGGACATATTCCGAAGGGCGTCCTGATGGTTGGTTCGCCTGGTACGGGTAAGACGCTGCTCGCCAAGGCTATTGCCGGCGAGGCCAAGGTGCCGTTCTTCTCGATTTCCGGCTCGGATTTCGTCGAGATGTTCGTCGGTGTCGGTGCGGCGCGCGTGCGCGACATGTTTGAGCAGGCCAAGAAGCACGCCCCTTGCATCATCTTCATCGACGAGATCGACGCGGTCGGTCGCCAGCGCGGTGCTGGGATGGGCGGGGGCAATGATGAGCGTGAGCAGACGCTCAACCAGTTGCTCGTCGAAATGGACGGCTTCGAAGGTCAGACCGGCGTGATTGTCATCGCTGCGACCAACCGACCGGACGTGCTCGACCCTGCGTTGCTTCGCCCGGGACGATTCGACCGTCAGGTGGTTGTGCCGTTGCCCGATATCCGTGGTCGCGAACAAATTCTCAAGGTCCACATGCGCAAGGTCCCGATCGCTCCGGACGTCGAACCGATCGTGCTTGCGCGCGGGACTCCTGGATTTTCGGGTGCGGATCTCGCCAACCTGGTCAATGAGGCGGCTCTCTTTGCCGCTCGCGGTAACAAGCGTCTTGTCGACATGGAGGATTTCGAACGAGCCAAGGACAAGATCATGATGGGGGCGGAGCGCCGTTCGATGGTGATGCCCGAGGAAGAGCGCCGCAACACGGCCTACCACGAGTCCGGCCATGCTGTCGTCGCCAAGCTCCTCGATCGCACCGATCCGGTCCACAAGGTCACGATCATTCCGCGTGGGCGCGCTCTCGGTGTCACCATGCAGCTTCCCGAGCAGGACCGTTACAGTCAGGACCGCGAACGCCTGCTGCAGACGATTGCCGTGCTGTTTGGCGGCCGGATCTGTGAAGAAATCTTCATGAATCAGATGACCACTGGCGCGTCCAATGACTTCCAGCGAGCCACCGATCTTGCCCGGCGCATGGTTACGCAGTGGGGGATGTCGGATAACCTCGGACCGATGGTGTATGGCGAAGAAGAGGGAGAAATCTTCCTCGGCCGCCAAGTGACGACCCACCGCAACGTATCGGAAGCGACGATGCAAAAGGTGGATGCGGAGATTCGTCGGATCATCGATCAGCAGTACGCCTTGGCGCGGCGCCTGATTGAAGAGAACAAGGATAAGATCGAGGCCATGACCCACGCCCTGCTTGAGTGGGAAACGCTCGACGCGGACCAGATCGACGATATCATGGCCGGCCGCTCGCCGCGGGCGCCAAAGCCGACGTCGCTTCCGCTTCGTCGGTCGCGTGGAGACGATGCCCCGGGCGCTGCGCCGACTGCTGCAGCCCCGGTTGCGTGA
- a CDS encoding RlmE family RNA methyltransferase, whose product MKRTKTSKAWMQEHVNDAYVQRAKSEGYRSRAAYKLMEIDERDHLLKPGMVVVDLGAAPGSWCQVATRRVGAAGKVFALDLLPVEPMAGVDFIQGDFQDDAVLEELEARLAGQPVDIVLSDMAPNMSGIDTADQARSIYLGELALDFSTRHLKIGGSFLIKVFQGAGFMEFRNEVARHFSTLQVRKPKASRDRSPEVYLLGLRRKAE is encoded by the coding sequence ATGAAGCGGACCAAGACCAGCAAGGCATGGATGCAGGAGCACGTCAACGATGCTTATGTGCAGCGTGCGAAGAGCGAGGGGTATCGCTCGCGGGCTGCCTACAAGTTGATGGAGATCGACGAACGGGATCACCTCCTGAAGCCCGGCATGGTTGTCGTGGATCTGGGAGCGGCCCCCGGTTCCTGGTGCCAAGTGGCAACGAGGCGCGTTGGCGCCGCCGGCAAGGTGTTCGCGCTGGATCTGTTGCCAGTGGAGCCCATGGCAGGCGTCGATTTCATCCAGGGCGATTTTCAGGACGATGCCGTGCTTGAGGAACTGGAGGCACGGCTCGCCGGTCAGCCTGTCGACATCGTGTTGTCCGATATGGCGCCGAACATGTCCGGGATCGACACCGCCGATCAGGCGCGCTCGATTTATCTCGGCGAGTTGGCACTGGATTTTTCGACCCGCCACCTCAAGATAGGGGGGAGCTTCCTGATCAAGGTTTTCCAGGGTGCCGGATTCATGGAGTTTCGTAACGAAGTAGCGAGACACTTCTCGACGCTTCAGGTGCGGAAGCCAAAAGCGTCCCGGGACCGTAGTCCGGAAGTGTATTTGTTGGGTCTGCGGCGAAAGGCAGAATGA
- a CDS encoding YhbY family RNA-binding protein translates to MIELSPTRRRELRAAAHHLNPVVTVAGNGLTPTVLSEIERSLQAHELIKIKVQGAERKVRDELMQSICHAVEASPVQHIGNILVVWRDRREEESSARPGVETTTAKSGGGAKAKSASAFAAAARRAAMIKASADKRRSAEKFKRKLNRPAGPGRGK, encoded by the coding sequence ATGATCGAGCTGTCTCCAACCCGTCGGCGGGAGCTGCGTGCCGCCGCCCACCACCTGAATCCTGTCGTTACGGTCGCCGGAAACGGACTGACGCCGACAGTGCTGAGTGAGATCGAGCGCTCATTGCAGGCACACGAACTCATCAAGATCAAGGTTCAAGGGGCGGAACGCAAGGTTCGTGACGAACTGATGCAGTCGATCTGCCATGCCGTCGAAGCATCGCCAGTACAGCACATCGGTAACATTCTTGTCGTGTGGCGCGATCGCCGGGAGGAGGAATCTTCCGCTCGCCCTGGTGTGGAAACAACAACCGCCAAATCCGGCGGCGGCGCCAAGGCAAAATCGGCCAGCGCCTTTGCGGCAGCGGCCCGCCGCGCGGCGATGATCAAGGCTTCCGCCGACAAGCGCCGCAGCGCCGAGAAGTTCAAACGCAAACTGAACCGCCCTGCAGGCCCTGGCCGCGGCAAGTAA
- the greA gene encoding transcription elongation factor GreA: MIKTPLTVNGAEQLRVELHRLKTVERPNVIAAIAEARSHGDLSENAEYDAAKERQGFLEGRIKELEAKLSNAQIIDPRLLDADGRCVFGATVELEDMESSSTVTYQIVGDDEADVKENKISISSPIARALIGKYAGDIAEVQAPGGVREYEVIDVRYE, translated from the coding sequence ATGATCAAGACACCTCTTACCGTAAATGGCGCGGAGCAACTCCGCGTCGAACTACACCGACTGAAGACCGTCGAGCGGCCGAACGTGATTGCGGCGATCGCAGAGGCGCGTTCGCATGGGGACCTTTCGGAGAATGCCGAATACGACGCGGCCAAGGAGCGTCAGGGCTTTCTCGAAGGGCGGATCAAGGAGCTCGAGGCGAAGCTCTCCAACGCACAGATCATCGATCCGCGCCTGCTCGATGCCGACGGGCGCTGCGTATTCGGTGCCACGGTGGAACTCGAGGATATGGAATCGAGCTCCACTGTGACTTACCAAATCGTCGGCGACGATGAGGCGGATGTGAAGGAAAACAAGATTTCCATCAGCTCGCCCATCGCACGTGCGCTGATCGGAAAGTATGCGGGAGATATCGCCGAGGTTCAGGCGCCCGGCGGCGTTCGTGAGTACGAAGTCATCGACGTACGTTACGAATGA
- the carB gene encoding carbamoyl-phosphate synthase large subunit → MPKRTDIQSILIIGAGPIIIGQACEFDYSGAQACKALREEGYRVVLVNSNPATIMTDPGTADVTYIEPITWQVVERIIEKERPDALLPTMGGQTALNCALDLAKNGVLEKYGVELIGASRDAIDKAEDRLKFKDAMTKIGLGSARSGIAHSMEEALQVQGGIGFPVIIRPSFTLGGTGGGIAYNMEEFDEICKRGLEASPTNELLIEESLIGWKEYEMEVVRDRADNCIIVCSIENLDPMGVHTGDSITVAPSQTLTDKEYQILRNASIAVLREIGVDTGGSNVQFAISPKDGRMIVIEMNPRVSRSSALASKATGFPIAKVAAKLAIGYTLDELKNDITGGATPASFEPSIDYVVTKIPRFAFEKFPQANDRLTTQMKSVGEVMAMGRTFQESFQKALRGLEVGVYGLDEVEADREDLEHELANPGAQRIWYVGQAFREGYTQEQVFNLTKIDPWFLAQIEDIVLTEKALTGRSLKAMPAAEMRGLKRKGFSDRRLAKLLGVDETAVRLHRQAQGVRPVFKRVDTCAAEFSTSTAYMYSSYEDECEARPTDKKKIMVLGGGPNRIGQGIEFDYCCVHAALALREDGYETIMVNCNPETVSTDYDTSDRLYFEPITLEDILEIVHIEKPVGVIVQFGGQTPLKRAQALEENGVPIIGTSPDMIDAAEDRERFQKLLNDLGLKQPPNRTARTPEQAVRLAAEIGYPLVVRPSYVLGGRAMEIVHEQKDLERYMREAVKVSNESPVLLDRFLNDATEIDVDALSDGQQVIIGGIMEHIEQAGVHSGDSACSLPPYTLSPRLQDELRRQTEAMARALNVCGLMNVQFAIQGEGNDATVYVLEVNPRASRTVPFVSKACGLPLAKIAARCMAGQSLASQGVTGEIVPPYYSVKEAVFPFVKFPGVDTILGPEMKSTGEVMGVGRSFAEAFVKAQLAAGVRLPKSGTAFISVKPADRGVAVEVARELHELGFSLVATRGTASAIDAANIPVTVVNKVNEGRPHIVDMIKNNELSFVINTVEEKRQAIVDSRSIRTSALAAKLTLFTTIEGARAACMGMRHIDELEVYGLQSLHAELNPAS, encoded by the coding sequence ATGCCTAAGCGTACAGACATACAAAGCATTCTCATCATTGGCGCCGGCCCGATCATCATCGGCCAGGCGTGCGAGTTCGACTATTCCGGCGCGCAAGCTTGCAAAGCGCTGCGCGAAGAGGGCTATCGCGTCGTTCTCGTGAACTCCAACCCGGCCACGATCATGACCGATCCGGGCACGGCCGACGTCACCTACATCGAGCCGATCACGTGGCAGGTCGTCGAGCGCATCATCGAAAAGGAGCGCCCCGACGCATTGCTGCCGACGATGGGTGGTCAGACTGCGCTCAATTGCGCGCTCGACCTCGCGAAGAATGGCGTGCTCGAGAAGTACGGTGTCGAATTGATCGGCGCGTCGCGCGACGCGATCGACAAGGCCGAGGATCGCCTCAAGTTCAAGGACGCGATGACCAAGATCGGCCTCGGTTCGGCCCGTTCCGGCATCGCCCACAGCATGGAAGAAGCCCTGCAGGTGCAGGGCGGCATCGGCTTCCCGGTCATCATCCGCCCGTCCTTCACGCTCGGCGGCACCGGCGGCGGCATCGCCTACAACATGGAAGAGTTCGACGAGATCTGCAAGCGCGGGCTCGAGGCGAGCCCGACCAATGAACTCCTGATCGAAGAATCGCTGATCGGCTGGAAGGAGTACGAGATGGAAGTCGTCCGCGACCGCGCGGACAACTGCATCATCGTGTGCTCGATCGAGAACCTCGATCCGATGGGTGTCCACACCGGCGACTCGATCACGGTCGCGCCCTCGCAGACGCTCACCGACAAGGAATACCAGATCCTGCGTAACGCCTCGATCGCAGTGCTGCGCGAGATCGGCGTCGACACCGGCGGCTCGAACGTCCAGTTCGCGATCAGCCCGAAGGACGGTCGCATGATCGTGATCGAGATGAACCCGCGTGTGTCGCGCTCGTCGGCGCTCGCCTCGAAGGCGACCGGCTTCCCGATCGCCAAGGTCGCCGCCAAGCTCGCCATCGGCTACACGCTCGACGAACTCAAGAACGACATCACCGGCGGCGCCACGCCTGCGTCCTTCGAGCCCTCGATCGACTATGTCGTTACCAAGATCCCGCGTTTCGCGTTCGAAAAGTTCCCGCAAGCCAACGACCGCCTCACGACCCAGATGAAGTCGGTCGGCGAAGTGATGGCGATGGGTCGCACCTTCCAGGAGTCGTTCCAGAAGGCGCTGCGCGGCCTCGAAGTCGGGGTCTATGGCTTGGACGAAGTCGAAGCCGATCGCGAAGACCTTGAGCATGAACTCGCCAACCCGGGTGCCCAACGCATCTGGTACGTCGGCCAGGCGTTCCGCGAAGGCTACACGCAGGAGCAGGTTTTCAACCTGACCAAGATCGACCCGTGGTTCCTCGCCCAGATCGAGGATATCGTGTTGACCGAGAAGGCGCTGACGGGTCGTTCGCTGAAGGCGATGCCGGCAGCCGAAATGCGTGGTCTGAAGCGCAAGGGCTTCTCCGACCGTCGTCTTGCCAAGCTCCTCGGCGTCGATGAGACTGCGGTCCGTTTGCACCGTCAGGCGCAGGGCGTGCGCCCGGTATTCAAGCGCGTCGATACCTGCGCGGCGGAGTTCTCGACCTCGACCGCGTACATGTACTCCTCGTACGAAGACGAGTGCGAAGCGCGTCCGACCGACAAGAAGAAGATCATGGTCCTCGGCGGCGGTCCAAACCGGATCGGCCAGGGCATCGAGTTCGACTATTGCTGCGTCCATGCTGCGCTCGCGCTGCGCGAAGACGGCTACGAGACCATCATGGTCAACTGCAACCCGGAAACCGTGTCGACCGACTACGACACCTCCGACCGCCTATACTTCGAGCCGATTACGCTCGAGGATATCCTGGAGATCGTGCACATCGAGAAGCCGGTTGGCGTGATCGTCCAGTTTGGTGGCCAAACCCCGCTCAAGCGTGCTCAGGCACTCGAAGAGAACGGCGTGCCCATCATCGGCACCAGCCCCGACATGATCGACGCGGCAGAGGACCGCGAGCGCTTCCAGAAGCTGCTCAACGATCTCGGCCTCAAGCAGCCCCCCAACCGGACGGCGCGCACGCCCGAGCAGGCGGTGCGCCTCGCGGCCGAAATCGGTTACCCGCTGGTGGTGCGCCCGAGCTACGTGCTTGGCGGCCGCGCGATGGAAATCGTGCATGAGCAGAAGGACCTCGAGCGCTACATGCGCGAAGCCGTCAAGGTTTCGAACGAATCGCCGGTTCTGCTCGACCGCTTCCTGAACGACGCCACCGAAATCGACGTCGATGCGCTGTCCGATGGTCAGCAGGTCATCATCGGCGGCATCATGGAACACATCGAACAGGCTGGTGTTCACTCCGGTGACTCGGCATGCTCGCTGCCCCCGTACACGCTGTCTCCGCGTCTGCAGGATGAGCTGCGCCGCCAAACCGAGGCAATGGCGCGTGCGCTGAACGTCTGCGGCCTGATGAACGTCCAGTTCGCGATTCAGGGCGAAGGCAACGATGCGACGGTTTACGTCCTCGAAGTCAATCCCCGCGCGTCGCGTACGGTTCCCTTTGTCTCGAAGGCATGCGGCCTGCCCCTGGCAAAGATTGCGGCTCGCTGCATGGCCGGGCAAAGCCTCGCCAGCCAAGGTGTCACGGGCGAAATCGTGCCGCCCTATTATTCCGTCAAGGAAGCCGTCTTCCCGTTCGTCAAGTTCCCCGGCGTCGACACCATTCTCGGGCCGGAAATGAAGTCGACGGGCGAGGTCATGGGCGTGGGCCGGAGCTTCGCCGAGGCCTTCGTGAAGGCGCAGCTTGCCGCCGGCGTCAGGCTGCCCAAGTCCGGCACGGCATTCATTAGTGTCAAGCCGGCGGACCGTGGCGTTGCCGTCGAGGTCGCACGTGAGCTGCACGAGCTCGGCTTCAGCCTCGTTGCCACGCGCGGTACCGCATCTGCAATCGACGCGGCGAACATCCCGGTCACGGTCGTCAATAAGGTCAACGAAGGTCGGCCGCATATTGTCGACATGATCAAGAACAACGAGCTGAGCTTCGTCATCAATACGGTCGAGGAAAAGCGTCAGGCGATCGTGGATTCGCGCTCGATCCGTACGAGCGCGCTAGCCGCCAAGCTGACGCTCTTCACGACGATCGAAGGCGCGCGGGCTGCCTGCATGGGCATGCGCCACATCGACGAACTCGAAGTCTATGGCCTGCAATCACTGCACGCCGAACTCAATCCTGCATCATGA
- the carA gene encoding glutamine-hydrolyzing carbamoyl-phosphate synthase small subunit — MTASPPALLALADGTVFFGKGIGAAGSTVGEVVFNTSMSGYQEILTDPSYCRQIVTLTYPHIGNTGINREDVEATRVHAAGLVIRDLPILPSNFRMEQTLDAYLKAENVVAIAGIDTRKLTRILREKGAQAGCIVTAGEGQALNPEAAVAQARDFPGLAGMDLAKVVSTDRSFPWTEGEWKLGAGYEAQANARFHVVAYDFGVKANILRMLASRGCRLTVVPAQTPAVEVLALNPDGIFLSNGPGDPEPCDYAIAAIREFLSRGIPTFGICLGHQLMALASGARTVKMKFGHHGANHPVKDLDSGQVLITSQNHGFAVDADTLPANLRPTHVSLFDGSLQGMERTDVPAFCFQGHPEASPGPHDVAYLFDRFIKLLEARK; from the coding sequence GTGACTGCTTCCCCGCCCGCTCTACTAGCACTTGCCGACGGGACGGTATTTTTTGGCAAGGGAATTGGCGCGGCCGGCAGCACGGTTGGTGAGGTCGTTTTCAACACCTCGATGTCCGGTTACCAGGAGATCCTTACCGACCCGAGCTACTGCCGGCAGATCGTAACGCTGACCTATCCCCATATCGGCAATACCGGCATCAATCGCGAAGACGTCGAGGCGACCCGCGTGCATGCCGCGGGCCTCGTCATCCGCGACCTTCCCATTCTGCCTTCCAATTTCCGCATGGAGCAGACGCTGGACGCCTATCTGAAGGCGGAAAACGTCGTGGCCATCGCCGGGATCGATACCCGAAAACTGACCCGTATCCTGCGCGAGAAGGGCGCTCAGGCGGGCTGCATCGTCACCGCCGGGGAAGGGCAGGCGCTCAACCCGGAAGCGGCTGTCGCTCAGGCGCGCGACTTCCCCGGGCTTGCTGGCATGGACCTCGCAAAGGTCGTCAGCACCGACCGGTCCTTCCCCTGGACCGAAGGCGAATGGAAGCTCGGCGCCGGCTACGAAGCGCAGGCGAACGCGCGGTTCCACGTCGTCGCCTACGACTTCGGCGTCAAGGCAAATATCCTGCGGATGCTGGCGAGCCGCGGCTGCCGCCTGACCGTCGTGCCGGCTCAGACCCCCGCCGTCGAAGTGCTTGCCCTCAATCCGGACGGGATCTTCCTGTCCAACGGTCCTGGAGATCCGGAGCCCTGTGATTACGCGATCGCAGCGATCCGCGAGTTCCTGTCGCGCGGCATACCGACCTTCGGCATCTGTCTTGGCCACCAGTTGATGGCGCTCGCCTCCGGCGCGCGCACCGTCAAGATGAAGTTTGGTCACCACGGCGCGAACCATCCGGTCAAGGACCTGGACTCCGGTCAGGTGCTGATCACGAGCCAGAACCACGGCTTCGCGGTTGATGCCGACACGCTGCCCGCGAACCTGCGCCCGACGCACGTATCGCTCTTCGACGGTAGCCTGCAGGGGATGGAGCGGACCGACGTGCCCGCGTTCTGCTTCCAGGGGCACCCGGAAGCGAGCCCCGGGCCGCACGATGTCGCCTACCTGTTCGACCGCTTCATCAAGTTGCTCGAAGCGCGCAAATGA